The proteins below are encoded in one region of Dioscorea cayenensis subsp. rotundata cultivar TDr96_F1 chromosome 18, TDr96_F1_v2_PseudoChromosome.rev07_lg8_w22 25.fasta, whole genome shotgun sequence:
- the LOC120281642 gene encoding meiosis-specific protein PAIR3, translated as MEIEAQKIQNGRRNDCQSLSGSQYQSGRFPKVSIGITVDKSQKIGSDHAGNEHWGALPSLRRTSLSQDKVIEQRNISATMGIAEEIQVENEKQTFEFRPKLIPALQPEEGARKKSDVVYEKSDSGNTRRVEGTTSSAKQKMHVVDERATEKSEKVGSCNTEALRMKLWEILGVASEDKRISNSSSPDDSSKHSNIDPKDKSQMAEAAKHKNSDTIEDDTESPDQTKQRPLGRSLTRKKAATRTVPKMQHDVNGRRKLLSSPSPVMKLKFQKNIFSFDKCEGRARSSERAIKGQSSSSNRKKSERRKAGFEPQKKVFPQLSHPEEPSQTNDKQQMVKAASRATSGSKNAGDPPCRPCQSKDSSRTYETRKSTQTLQKSNKVLKDNQASHADTRENVNSKEIHENADNMSLKTKTCPFKGLNSPSVARDQNSHTKPTSPPRTRNTDRVDDFQSPMSPKAKTSSLEGLKIPSVPRNDNSQMMPTSPSPWMMNADPVDDLQSPTLAMDGTPPLSTSKTPDNEPFNSGQARPQIFGRRLFSSRSSDDSRQSGRSDMHTESSDNSGETVGHAAEEKETERQFSVSPTEQRDGWSFEASVAANKGFKHMDGSSGSASGTKKYPFSLRRSKRFYSLEDLTIGKIEPSSPAPSAPSRTNETTVGIKASDLYPEDSLARETIQLALVLEKFKAKIKSHTSKKSSQILMSAADKLFVKLQDVESEIQTDLVKFAGVTKLKRKHLEARYKEQQDQLRIVHDKFKEDVNQHLLDYKNTIGEFKADQMELKTSLERQKASHKKLLLQVEDQMKVQLHDAETSILEVHKEARKKMKDLKHVLREFVQEGIFS; from the exons ATGGAAATTGAGGCCCAAAAGATTCAAAAT GGTCGGAGAAATGATTGCCAGAGCTTGAGTGGAAGTCAATATCAATCAGGTCGATTTCCTAAGGTCTCCATTGGTATCACAGTTGATAAAAGCCAAAAGATTGGATCAGATCATGCAGGAAATGAACATTGGGGTGCATTACCTTCATTGAGAAGAACCTCTTTATCTCAGGATAAAGTAATTGAACAAAGGAATATATCTGCAACTATGGGAATTGCAGAAGAAATACAagtggaaaatgaaaaacagaCGTTTGAGTTCCGCCCAAAACTTATTCCAGCACTGCAGCCAGAGGAAGGTGCACGAAAGAAATCAGATGTCGTATACGAGAAAAGTGATTCTGGAAACACTAGGAGGGTGGAAGGCACTACGTCTTCTGCAAAACAGAAAATGCATGTTGTAGATGAAAGAGCCACTGAGAAGTCTGAAAAAGTGGGTAGCTGCAATACTGAAGCTCTGAGAATGAAGCTCTGGGAGATTCTGGGTGTTGCTTCTGAGGACAAGCGGATTTCTAATTCATCAAGTCCTGATGATTCctccaagcattcaaacatagATCCAAAAGATAAATCTCAGATGGCTGAAGCTGCCAAGCACAAGAACTCAGATACAATCGAGGATGACACAGAAAGTCCCGATCAAACCAAGCAAAGACCTCTCGGTCGTTCTCTGACCAGAAAGAAAGCCGCTACTAGAACAGTTCCCAAAATGCAGCACGATGTTAACGGCAGAAGGAAGTTATTATCCTCCCCCAGTCCTGTTATGAAGctgaaatttcaaaagaatatCTTTTCCTTTGATAAATGTGAAGGCAGAGCAAGGAGCTCAGAGCGTGCTATCAAAGGTCAGTCATCCTCCTCTAACAGAAAGAAATCTGAACGGAGGAAAGCTGGATTTGAGCCACAGAAGAAAGTGTTTCCTCAACTATCACATCCAGAGGAGCCTTCGCAGACCAATGATAAGCAACAAATGGTCAAGGCAGCTTCTAGAGCAACATCAGGGAGTAAGAATGCAGGAGACCCTCCTTGTCGTCCTTGTCAATCAAAGGACTCCTCACGAACATATGAAACTAGAAAATCAACCCAAACCTTACAAAAGTCAAATAAAGTTCTAAAGGACAATCAGGCTTCACATGCAGACACTAGAGAAAATGTCAATAGTAAAGAGATTCATGAAAATGCTGATAATATGTctctgaaaacaaaaacatgccCATTTAAAGGCTTGAATAGTCCGTCTGTAGCGAGGGATCAAAATTCGCATACGAAGCCAACAAGTCCACCACGGACGAGGAATACAGACCGAGTGGATGATTTTCAAAGTCCTATGTCTCCAAAAGCGAAGACGAGTTCACTTGAAGGTTTGAAGATTCCATCGGTGCCAAGGAATGATAACTCACAGATGATGCCAACGAGTCCATCACCATGGATGATGAATGCAGACCCAGTGGATGATCTTCAAAGTCCAACCCTTGCCATGGATGGGACACCACCATTATCAACAAGTAAAACACCAGATAATGAACCATTTAATTCAGGTCAAGCTCGGCCACAAATTTTTGGGAGGAGACTATTTAGTTCAAGAAGTTCAGATGACTCCAGACAGTCCGGCAGATCAGACATGCATACAGAATCCTCT GATAACAGTGGAGAAACTGTTGGGCATGCTGCAGAAGAGAAGGAAACGGAGAGACAGTTCTCTGTATCTCCAACAGAACAGCGGGACGGTTGGAGCTTTGAAGCAAGCGTAGCAGCCAATAAAG GTTTCAAACATATGGATGGAAGTTCTGGGAGTGCTAGTGGCACCAAGAAATATCCATTTTCCCTCCGTCGCTCAAAAAGGTTTTATAGCCTTGAAGACTTAACGATTGGCAAAATTGAACCGTCCTCACCAGCTCCAAGTGCACCTTCCA GAACAAATGAAACCACAGTAGGCATTAAAGCTTCGGATTTATATCCAGAAGACAGCCTCGCAAG GGAAACTATCCAGTTGGCATTGGTCTTAGAAAAATTTAAGGCTAAGATAAAATCTCACACAAGCAAGAAAAGTTCCCAAATACTTATGTCTGCTGCTGACAAATTGTTTGTAAAGCTGCAGGACGTCGAGTCTGAGATACAGACAGATTT AGTGAAATTTGCTGGTGTCACCAAACTCAAGAGGAAACATTTAGAGGCCAGATATAAAG AGCAACAGGATCAGCTGAGGATCGTGCATGATAAGTTCAAAGAGGATGTCAATCAGCACCTCCTGGACTACAAGAATACCATCGGGGAGTTCAAAGCTGATCAAATGGAGCTTAAAACGAGCTTGGAGAGACAAA AAGCATCACACAAAAAGCTTCTTCTGCAAGTTGAAGATCAAATGAAGGTTCAACTACATGATGCTGAAACAAGCATTTTAGAAGTCCACAAG GAAGCAAGGAAAAAGATGAAAGACTTAAAACACGTTCTGAGAGAGTTTGTTCAGGAAGGCATCTTCAGTTGA